One Burkholderia thailandensis E264 genomic window carries:
- a CDS encoding RHS repeat-associated core domain-containing protein, with translation MALPAVKHMDPVVGIDVHSVIVTPGLPPVFLPHPHVGFMLDLREYVEAAKGVIGSIAMTIAEEAVQDYLKDHPDDSKKLTDALNSLDNQKKQAERDPMVAEMLRLNRDVSSIRGDVANAVGAGVGMGGAAGRPIFVNGLMRATAGTHSFHVPGLHFPLGETFAPPDPLPSDDAESYMGSRTVLANNDPMSFLALPAMSCWAEGIEPPPHNGAHTARTHVSMPSSVMLPIPAGRPVLVGGPPVMNMAAAAKGMFKAFQGSKWAKKLADKLHLKSGFLRCAVLKAEPVDVTTGEVVVQQNDFTVSGRLPLVWDRYYASHDRHAGAVGFGWQTPADIRLELMRNEDGIGAAACFPDHATAFDMVPADDGWPARTYDWQHGHALYRDDGRMVLRTREGIEYGFVLPSRWRNAVAALDGDDSRLTLPIGRMADLNGNAWVFERDVYGGLVRLVEWKRDGRTERVVECGTGSGLHAGLLTSLTLIDAGGNAHPLVSYEHDRERNLAAAIDAMAHPHHFEYAAGHRMVSHTSARGVSFRYSYQQGDDGVWRVDHAWGDNGLFDYRFVYDRARMETRVTNSLGHTTITQMNERGMPVAEIDSLGGVTGYRYDTQGRASAVIDTAGRTTAWEYDAYGSLVAQTLPDGSVVRAEYDADGRPVCITMPTARQLRYEWDEHGHLRSRTTSSRAVSRYVYDAYGQLVSYSGSRGAITRFEYDRDGNLATVTDALGNRTRYVRDARGRVVWMADPRGQVGLYEYDGNGNLTRAVLPGGKEIRCEFDDDGNLVHYRDAAGQSTTLAYSPIGLVERRIAPSGGIVDCRYDTEGQLVGVVNERGEQYALKRDPLGRIVSESDYWGQTWHYRYGGSGELLCSTDPLGRVVEYQYDRCGRIVEKLARASADDAFVQVHRFTYDQCGNLILAENDDSRVEFCHDADGRVIEEKQGDDFTINNVFDAAGNRIERRTRLLSEGALIEHVVHYEYDVLNAVVSIRIDGSAAVVIERDDLGQAVSERLGPALRRAFSYEAGGQLAVQTLFASTGTMFASEYAYDPNGEVIEKRDERGRMERFEYDSVGRVVSHLGARGIVRRLAYDLAGDLLRTRVSGYDAAALTDAEKAANWIRDGEYEGCYCAFDRAGNMVHRRDAEQNLALRWDPAGQLRETIALRPATADVASARKRTRTQYEYDALRRRTRKLVQIESEGEPDSVFSYVSCFFWDGDALVGERTTGGWVGRAGRAEEDERDATSLAPPSPAGSKNGNWLTLQPDHVCEWFYYPRTFHPLGVVHCYAGEKRELARATVGSPSKADATYFYQSDPNGAPVRMLDVEGNVAWEASYDANGGIEQFGIQAMPQPLRLQGQYFDAETGMSYNRHRYYDARIGQFVSEDPIRLSGGENLYRYCVNSISWADPLGLDRVPLFDPNNRLSFNAIWAYTGNLPTPSDVTVVRPATSWGRNSGVLKWQDHYYVFASAGKKSHSEDAIIDFIKQHDIKPSEIQGLYSILSPCAEEKKSCLEKTKGEGLEFDWSLFHQTDNVGSEVRKEIGALIKNMKGV, from the coding sequence ATGGCGCTGCCGGCCGTCAAGCACATGGACCCCGTCGTCGGGATCGACGTGCATTCGGTAATCGTCACGCCGGGGCTGCCGCCGGTGTTTCTGCCGCATCCGCATGTCGGCTTCATGCTCGATCTGCGCGAATACGTCGAGGCCGCGAAGGGCGTGATCGGCAGCATTGCGATGACGATCGCCGAAGAGGCGGTGCAGGACTACCTGAAGGATCACCCCGACGACAGCAAGAAACTGACCGATGCGCTCAATTCGCTCGACAACCAAAAGAAGCAGGCCGAGCGCGATCCGATGGTCGCGGAGATGCTGAGGCTCAATCGCGACGTGTCGTCGATCAGGGGCGACGTGGCGAACGCGGTGGGCGCGGGCGTCGGGATGGGGGGCGCAGCCGGCCGGCCGATTTTCGTGAACGGGCTGATGCGCGCGACGGCGGGTACGCATTCGTTTCACGTGCCGGGCTTGCACTTCCCGCTGGGCGAAACGTTCGCGCCGCCCGATCCGCTGCCGTCCGACGACGCCGAATCGTACATGGGCAGCCGCACCGTACTGGCGAACAACGATCCGATGTCGTTCCTCGCGCTGCCCGCGATGAGCTGCTGGGCCGAGGGGATCGAGCCGCCGCCGCACAACGGCGCGCATACGGCGCGCACGCATGTGTCGATGCCGAGTTCGGTGATGCTGCCGATTCCCGCCGGGCGACCGGTGCTCGTCGGTGGGCCGCCCGTGATGAACATGGCGGCGGCCGCGAAGGGGATGTTCAAGGCGTTTCAGGGATCGAAGTGGGCGAAGAAGCTCGCGGACAAGCTGCATCTGAAGTCTGGGTTCCTGCGATGCGCGGTGCTGAAGGCGGAGCCGGTGGACGTGACGACGGGCGAAGTGGTCGTGCAGCAGAACGACTTCACCGTCTCCGGCCGGTTGCCGCTCGTGTGGGATCGATACTACGCGAGTCACGATCGCCATGCAGGCGCGGTGGGCTTCGGCTGGCAGACGCCCGCCGATATCCGGCTCGAGCTGATGCGCAACGAAGATGGCATCGGCGCGGCTGCTTGTTTCCCCGATCATGCGACCGCCTTCGACATGGTGCCGGCAGACGATGGTTGGCCGGCGCGCACGTATGACTGGCAGCATGGGCACGCGCTGTATCGCGACGATGGGCGGATGGTGCTGCGCACGCGCGAGGGCATCGAATACGGATTCGTGCTGCCTTCCCGTTGGCGAAATGCCGTCGCGGCGCTCGATGGCGACGATTCGCGACTCACGCTGCCGATCGGCCGCATGGCCGATCTCAACGGCAACGCGTGGGTGTTCGAGCGTGACGTGTATGGCGGGCTCGTGCGTCTCGTCGAATGGAAGCGCGACGGGCGGACCGAGCGCGTGGTCGAGTGCGGCACGGGCAGCGGGCTGCACGCCGGGCTGTTGACATCGCTGACGCTGATCGACGCAGGCGGAAACGCGCATCCGCTCGTGAGCTACGAGCATGACCGCGAGCGCAATCTGGCGGCGGCGATCGACGCGATGGCGCATCCGCATCATTTCGAATATGCGGCCGGGCATCGGATGGTGAGCCACACGAGTGCGCGCGGCGTGTCGTTCCGCTACAGCTACCAGCAGGGCGACGACGGCGTGTGGCGCGTCGATCATGCGTGGGGCGATAACGGGCTGTTCGACTATCGTTTCGTCTACGATCGCGCGCGGATGGAAACGCGCGTCACCAATTCGCTCGGGCATACGACGATCACGCAGATGAACGAGCGCGGGATGCCTGTTGCGGAAATCGATTCGCTAGGCGGCGTGACCGGGTATCGGTATGACACGCAGGGGCGTGCGAGTGCGGTGATTGATACGGCGGGGCGGACGACGGCGTGGGAATACGACGCGTACGGCAGTTTGGTTGCGCAGACGTTGCCGGATGGCAGTGTAGTGCGCGCGGAGTATGACGCCGACGGCCGGCCCGTTTGTATCACGATGCCTACCGCGCGGCAACTGCGCTACGAGTGGGACGAGCACGGTCATTTGCGCTCACGCACTACGTCTTCCCGGGCTGTTTCGAGATACGTGTACGACGCATACGGGCAACTCGTTTCGTACAGCGGATCGCGTGGTGCGATCACGCGATTCGAGTACGATCGCGACGGAAATCTGGCGACCGTTACAGATGCCTTGGGGAATCGTACGCGATATGTGCGCGACGCGCGTGGAAGAGTCGTTTGGATGGCCGACCCGCGCGGGCAGGTAGGGCTTTACGAATATGACGGCAACGGCAATTTGACGAGAGCGGTCTTGCCTGGTGGGAAAGAGATTCGTTGCGAGTTCGATGACGACGGAAACCTGGTTCATTATCGCGACGCCGCCGGCCAATCGACAACGTTGGCGTATTCGCCGATCGGGTTGGTGGAACGCAGAATCGCGCCGAGCGGCGGCATTGTCGATTGCCGTTACGATACGGAGGGGCAACTGGTCGGCGTCGTCAACGAACGTGGCGAGCAGTATGCGCTTAAACGCGACCCGCTAGGCCGGATCGTGTCCGAGTCGGACTATTGGGGGCAGACATGGCACTATCGATACGGTGGCTCAGGCGAATTGCTGTGTAGCACCGATCCGCTCGGGCGGGTGGTCGAGTATCAGTACGATCGATGCGGCCGGATCGTGGAGAAGCTTGCGCGGGCCTCTGCGGATGACGCATTTGTCCAGGTCCATCGCTTCACCTATGACCAGTGTGGCAATCTGATACTCGCCGAGAACGACGATAGCCGGGTCGAGTTTTGCCATGATGCGGATGGACGAGTGATTGAAGAAAAACAAGGCGACGACTTTACGATCAACAACGTCTTCGATGCGGCCGGCAATCGCATCGAGCGTCGGACCAGGCTTCTATCGGAAGGCGCGCTCATCGAACATGTCGTTCACTATGAGTATGACGTCTTGAACGCCGTGGTTTCGATTCGGATAGACGGCTCGGCGGCGGTCGTCATAGAACGCGATGATCTTGGCCAGGCCGTCTCAGAGCGACTGGGCCCTGCGCTGAGACGAGCGTTTTCATACGAGGCGGGCGGGCAGCTTGCCGTTCAGACGCTGTTTGCATCAACCGGCACGATGTTCGCAAGCGAGTATGCATACGACCCGAACGGCGAGGTGATCGAAAAGCGCGATGAGCGCGGGCGCATGGAGCGCTTCGAATATGATTCCGTGGGACGCGTGGTTTCGCACCTCGGCGCTCGCGGCATCGTGCGCCGGCTCGCCTATGATTTGGCTGGGGATCTGTTGCGAACACGTGTTTCCGGATATGACGCGGCGGCCCTTACCGACGCGGAAAAAGCCGCGAACTGGATTCGCGACGGCGAATATGAAGGTTGCTACTGTGCGTTCGACCGTGCGGGCAATATGGTTCACCGTCGAGATGCCGAGCAGAATCTGGCCTTGCGCTGGGATCCGGCGGGCCAACTGCGCGAGACGATAGCATTGCGTCCGGCAACGGCTGATGTGGCGTCCGCTCGGAAGCGTACTCGCACACAGTACGAATACGATGCATTGCGGCGGCGAACACGCAAGCTGGTGCAAATCGAATCGGAAGGCGAGCCGGATTCGGTGTTCTCGTACGTCAGTTGCTTCTTCTGGGATGGCGATGCGCTCGTGGGAGAGCGTACGACAGGCGGCTGGGTGGGGCGCGCGGGCCGCGCAGAGGAAGACGAGCGGGACGCAACATCGCTCGCGCCGCCGTCTCCAGCCGGCTCGAAGAACGGCAACTGGCTGACGTTACAACCCGATCACGTATGTGAGTGGTTCTATTACCCGCGAACATTTCACCCGCTCGGAGTCGTGCACTGCTATGCCGGCGAGAAGCGCGAGCTCGCGAGGGCGACGGTTGGCTCGCCTTCGAAGGCGGATGCAACTTACTTTTACCAAAGCGATCCGAACGGCGCGCCGGTGCGAATGCTCGATGTGGAGGGAAACGTGGCTTGGGAGGCGAGCTACGACGCCAATGGAGGCATCGAGCAATTTGGCATTCAGGCGATGCCGCAGCCGCTTCGATTGCAAGGGCAGTACTTCGATGCCGAGACGGGCATGAGTTACAACCGACATCGTTACTACGATGCACGGATCGGCCAGTTCGTCAGCGAAGACCCTATCCGTCTGAGCGGTGGAGAGAACTTGTACCGCTATTGCGTCAACAGCATATCGTGGGCGGATCCTCTCGGACTCGATAGAGTTCCTTTGTTCGATCCGAACAATCGGTTGTCTTTCAATGCGATCTGGGCATATACAGGCAATCTGCCCACTCCGTCCGACGTCACGGTCGTTCGGCCGGCGACAAGTTGGGGAAGGAATTCGGGGGTTCTAAAATGGCAGGATCATTATTATGTTTTTGCAAGCGCTGGTAAGAAATCGCATTCCGAGGACGCGATCATTGACTTTATAAAACAGCACGATATCAAGCCGAGCGAGATTCAAGGTTTGTATAGCATACTCAGCCCGTGCGCCGAAGAGAAGAAATCCTGTCTTGAAAAGACCAAAGGCGAAGGGCTGGAATTTGATTGGAGTTTATTTCACCAGACCGACAACGTAGGTTCGGAAGTCAGGAAGGAGATCGGTGCGCTGATTAAGAATATGAAGGGGGTGTGA